A region from the Chrysoperla carnea chromosome 4, inChrCarn1.1, whole genome shotgun sequence genome encodes:
- the LOC123297516 gene encoding zinc finger protein 501-like — protein MTNTKEKIRKHQCEECGKYFLSRNDLRKHLRVHSGEKPYECKECGRCFRQSGSLKNHIASQHSPGIEFSEIFICNYCNKSFPVKERLRLHLRIHTGVKPYSCTQCTKTFARSGQLVQHLRTHTGQRPYTCEQCNASFTCIANLKLHTKRHFDLRDYICDICGKSFLRPDALKKHLTCFHGNVRAFHCTICNKEFKGHLSQHMRTHKQDKPHGCANCGARFAQRSQLTVHQRIHSGEKPYRCQVCWKAFAHSTALKLHTRRHTGVKPFKCLLCENVAFSQLPHLKKHMLCIHKTNKPYLCTHCKTFFKTKNDLEAHQLECKKIENDSVPNNVNGLKKDTVVEPPMPIEKMRLLLAVLLKKISSQKRLDELGFNKRLIDDVLYESIKGSGREPCKDEMLTEAERLKSNVQILLEWTVPKQYMDKFKLEQRSTEELLEELTS, from the coding sequence ATGACGAATACCaaagaaaaaattcgaaaacatCAATGCGAAGAatgtggtaaatattttttaagtcgtAATGATTTACGAAAACATTTACGCGTCCATTCCGGTGAAAAACCGTATGAATGTAAAGAATGTGGCCGTTGTTTTCGACAAAGTGGTAGTTTAAAGAATCATATTGCGTCACAACATTCACCTGGTATCGAATTTTccgaaatatttatatgtaactattgtaataaatcattcCCAGTCAAAGAACGTTTACGTCTTCATCTTCGCATCCATACGGGTGTTAAACCGTACTCTTGTACACAATGTACAAAAACATTCGCCCGTAGCGGACAATTGGTACAACATTTACGAACACATACCGGACAACGACCATATACATGTGAACAATGTAATGCCAGTTTTACATGTATTgccaatttaaaattacatacaaaacGTCATTTTGATTTACGTGATTATATATGTGATATTTGTGGAAAATCATTCTTACGACCTGACGCTTTAAAGAAACATTTAACATGTTTTCATGGAAATGTACGGGCTTTTCATTGTACAATCTGTAATAAGGAGTTTAAGGGACATTTATCACAACATATGCGCACACATAAACAAGATAAACCGCATGGATGTGCGAATTGTGGTGCAAGATTTGCGCAACGCTCACAATTAACGGTACACCAACGGATACACAGTGGGGAGAAACCATATCGATGTCAAGTATGTTGGAAAGCGTTTGCACATAGTACGGCCTTGAAATTACATACACGCCGTCACACAGGCGTTAAGCCattcaaatgtttattatgTGAGAATGTAGCTTTCTCTCAGTTACCCcacttaaaaaaacatatgcTTTGTATTCATAAGACAAATAAACCCTATCTTTGCACCCATTGTAAGACGTTctttaaaacgaaaaatgacTTAGAAGCGCATCAAttagaatgtaaaaaaattgaaaatgattctgTACCAAATAATGTAAACGGTTTGAAAAAGGATACGGTTGTTGAGCCACCGATGCCAATTGAAAAAATGCGTTTACTTTTGGCggttttattaaagaaaatttcatcaCAAAAACGTTTAGATGAGCTGGGGTTTAATAAACGTTTGATTGATGATGTATTATATGAATCGATTAAAGGATCAGGTCGTGAGCCATGCAAAGACGAAATGCTAACAGAAGCGGAACGCTTAAAATCAAATGTACAAATTCTCTTAGAGTGGACTGTGCCCAAACAATACATGGATAAATTTAAACTTGAACAGAGATCAACTGAAGAATTACTTGAAGAATTAACTTCTTAA
- the LOC123298684 gene encoding zinc finger protein 271-like: MSDNSFHDPFYLKERISTEEKLKSELIQNVNKKEEFHLPEEVEIKEEKFEFKQEYPTELADLVIKNEMLDLEEVAVDNEQKYTNELEHLELVYGKDEIQEQLHTTELADSADLNIKDEILEDVTVQDEQTYTSELAHLELFYGNGEIQEQLHTELIIKEEILEENDSNHQIIGTEDKFSCDACDKIFTTHKSLIYHKKVHTGERPFACDLCDKNYCRQCDLDYHKKIKHNNGQETTICSFCDKIFTDHKSLIDHKYKFHLGKNRRFPCNLCDKSFARRNGLVYHKRTHTGEKPFACDVCNKTFTSTSTLNIHKRLHTGEKPFSCDNCDKTFTAYSSLIYHKQVHTGEKPFPCDVCGKTFAGHHGLVYHKRTHTGEKPFSCDVCDKAFSSNSTLTIHKRTHTEEKLFPSNDNSFTCNTSIDHIKEELHPFNSSSNELFSKLNDLLNEKRSHTDEKRFPYNDNSFTCNTSIDHIKEGLLPFNSSSNELFSKLNDLLNKKRSHTDEKPFSCDLCDKKFARRNGLVYHKRTHTGEKPYSCDFCNKTFSSTSILNIHKRIHTGEKPFSCDDCGKTFTAYSSFIYHKQVHTGERPFTCDVCGKAFFNQSNLDYHKRTHFNNNEKIFRCEVCEKTFTTESLLVRHKRVHTEEKPFLCDFCGKFFKYKDNLASHKRKHSGLKPFLCDFCGKSFGQKVRLIQHKLIHNGEKPYSCDICGKSFTYRNTLIVHKRIHTGEKPFACDVCDKTFSVHNSLIVHKRTHSGEKPFKCDRCDKTFAQPNGLVQHQRIHTGEKPFSCNVCEKTFSFSSALIIHKRIHTGEKLFTCDICEKTFTHHSSLYNHKRSIHDEAKPFSCDVCNKTFSHQGNLNKHKRIHTKQKT; this comes from the coding sequence atgtcagaTAACTCATTTCATGATCCTTTTTACTTAAAAGAACGAATTAGTActgaagaaaaattgaaatcagaattaattcaaaatgttaacaaaaaagAAGAGTTTCATTTACCTGAAGAAGTGGagattaaagaagaaaaatttgaattcaaacAAGAATACCCTACGGAATTAGCTgatttagttataaaaaatgaaatgctAGACTTAGAAGAGGTTGCTGTGGataatgaacaaaaatatacaaatgaatTGGAACACTTGGAGCTGGTTTATGGAAAAGATGAAATTCAAGAACAATTACACACTACAGAATTAGCCGATTCCGccgatttaaatataaaagatgaAATTCTAGAAGACGTTACTGTGCAAGATGAACAAACATATACAAGTGAATTGGCACACTTGGAACTTTTTTATGGAAATGGTGAAATTCAAGAACAATTACATACAGAACTTATAATCAAGGAGgaaatattagaagaaaatgattcaaatcATCAGATAATCGGTACCGAAGACAAGTTTTCTTGTGATGCTTGTGACAAAATATTTACCActcataaaagtttaatttatcacaaaaaagTACATACTGGAGAAAGACCTTTTGCATGCGatctttgtgataaaaattactGCCGACAATGTGATTtagattatcataaaaaaataaagcacaATAATGGACAAGAAACAACGATTTGtagtttttgtgataaaatatttactgatCATAAAAGTTTAATTGATCATAAATACAAATTCCATCTTGGAAAAAACAGACGCTTTCCATGTAACCTTTGTGACAAATCATTTGCAAGACGAAACGGTTTAGTTTATCATAAACGAACGCATacgggagaaaaaccttttgcttgtgatgtttgtaataaaacatttacttcaACTAGcactttaaatattcataaacgaCTTCACACTGGCGAAAAACCTTTCTCATGTGATAATTGTGACAAAACATTTACCGCTTATAGTagtttaatttatcataaacaagtgcatacgggagaaaaaccatttccaTGCGATGTTTGTGGTAAAACTTTTGCCGGGCATCATGGTTTAGTGTATCATAAACGAACGCATACGGGAGAAAAACCTTTctcttgtgatgtttgtgataagGCATTCAGTTCGAACAGTACTTTAACTATTCACAAACGAACACACActgaagaaaaactttttccatcTAATGATAATTCATTTACGTGTAATACTTCAATTGATCATATTAAAGAAGAGCTTCATCCATTTAATTCATCTtctaatgaattattttctaaactAAACGATTTACTTAATGAAAAACGATCGCACACTGACGAAAAACGTTTTCCATATAATGATAATTCATTTACGTGTAATACTTCGATTGATCATATTAAAGAAGGGCTTCTTCCATTTAATTCATCTtctaatgaattattttctaaattaaacgatttacttaataaaaaacgATCACATACTGACGAAAAACCTTTTTCGTGTGatctttgtgataaaaaatttgccaGACGAAATGGTTTAGTTTATCATAAGCGAACGCACACAGGAGAAAAACCATAttcttgtgatttttgtaataaaacatttagttCAACTagcattttaaatattcacaaaCGAATTCacactggtgaaaaaccattttcatgtgatgatTGTGGAAAAACATTTACCGCTTATAGtagttttatttatcataaacaaGTACATACTGGAGAAAGACCTTTTACTTGTGATGTTTGTGGAAAAGCGTTTTTCAATCAAAGCAATTTGGATtatcataaacgaactcattttaataataacgaaAAGATTTTCCGGTGTGAAGTTTGTGAAAAGACATTTACAACAGAAAGTCTTTTAGTTCGTCATAAACGTGTTCATAccgaagaaaaaccatttttatgcgACTTttgtggtaaattttttaaatacaaagataatTTAGCTTCACATAAACGAAAACATTCTGGATTAAAACCGTTCTTATGTGATTTTTGTGGTAAATCATTCGGTCAAAAAGTCcgtttaattcaacataaattGATTCATAATGGTGAAAAACCCtattcatgtgatatttgtggaAAATCATTTACGTATCGTAATACTTTAATTGTACACAAACGAATccataccggagaaaaaccatttgcctgtgatgtttgtgataagACATTTTCGGTTCATAATAGTTTAATTGTACATAAACGAACACATTCGGGAGAGAAACCATTTAAATGTGATAGATGTGATAAAACATTCGCTCAGCCGAACGGTTTAGTTCAACATCAAAGAATTCATACAGGAGAAAAACCGTTTTCATGTAATGTTTGTGAAAAGACATTTAGTTTTAGTAGTgctttaattatacataaacgaattcatacgggggaaaaactttttacatgtgatatttgtgaaaaaactTTTACTCATCATAGTAGTTTGTATAATCATAAACGAAGTATTCACGACGAAGCAAAACCATTCtcttgtgatgtttgtaataaaacatttagtcatcaaggtaatttaaataaacataaacgaattcatacgaaacagaaaacatag